A single Oryctolagus cuniculus chromosome 18, mOryCun1.1, whole genome shotgun sequence DNA region contains:
- the LOC138846532 gene encoding TBC1 domain family member 3K-like, producing the protein MEGLGPSRSPQPVCPWLLTWVPFWLQGRRGGVLVMPWEEEDEATRPFPDHLGILHEKQLPRDSAWGTKNRQNRSLQKWLKILKNWQNYQNTQKLRRRIYKGVPAQVRGKVWGLLLGVDAVKAENPGAYQWVQQIDVAVSKTFRGHVMFRERFGVKQQALFHLLLAYSVYDPEVGYSPGLNQVAALLLIFLDEEDAFWALAQLMANDRHAMQGFYKAGQPKLARLQQHHETILKLALPTLKSHLDSQGVATRTYIPKWFKGCFTDGSPFPVTLRFWDIYILEGEPVLTAMSYVALKIHKSESPGAVEGEVLGWGVGDPAQPLEHGLRESRSGCLGPVLEPGVSVPQEPPRKALSLGWVDRVPHIQTPHCPPPHVGRLLQLSQDTLSAFLQDQLSQAWALDEHVVGRQLQASQSKLRKLRCLLPPPALPEELPSGPLGRTLEAVEPGPLPTPGRPEVLGDEATVPRLVGSTLPQELRGSAPCSQAVGGVNFSIPEATWEPETWKNQEASPEPGVAGLLQGSLECLGAASVTPTSHNPGKQQSLSAPASLPDLVEYMLAADRWPPQRHILQALLEPGKPTTASLGIRGQGQPCGSTEPPCPHLMKVLEVSMLEDWEHEEDSPDAWASSLSLGSSKFSRPAQRAGDQQGLSGWGSLPDLVVYMLAADRWPPDSDILQALLDPCKATLVPLWTKGLREPRDTVSTPGSRDAETSCWGPFSSDEEWGDEEGSLEPWEPDLSLGASEPLCSAHISGNDLRMAQGAGFPKPRESLPAGDPGTPENKTK; encoded by the exons ATGGAGGGGTTGGGGCCCTCCCGCTCTCCCCAGCCCGTGTGCCCCTGGCTTCTCACCTGGGTGCCCTTCTGGCTGCAGGGTCGCCGAGGAGGGGTGCTGGTGATGCcttgggaggaggaggacgaggccaCCCGCCCATTCCCGGATCACCTGGGCATCCTGCA TGAGAAGCAGCTGCCCCGGGACAGCGCCTGGGGCACCAAG AATCGGCAGAACCGAAGCCTCCAAAAATGGCTGAAAATTCTGAAGAATTGGCAGAATTATCAGAACACTCAGAAG CTGCGCCGCCGGATTTACAAGGGCGTCCCTGCCCAGGTGCGGGGGAAGGTGTGGGGCCTGCTCCTCGGGGTGGACGCGGTGAAGGCGGAGAACCCCGGGGCATATCAG TGGGTGCAGCAGATCGATGTGGCCGTGAGCAAGACCTTCAGGGGACACGTCATGTTCCGGGAGCGATTCGGAGTCAA GCAGCAGGCCCTTTTTCACCTGCTCTTGGCCTACTCCGTTTATGACCCT GAGGTGGGCTATAGCCCGGGCCTGAACCAGGTGGCCGCCCTGCTCCTCATCTTCTTAGATGAAGAAGATGCCTTCTGGGCCCTGGCACAGCTCATGGCCAACGACAGGCATGCAATGCAGG GGTTCTATAAAGCTGGGCAGCCCAAGCTGGCGCGTCTGCAGCAGCATCACGAGACAATCCTGAAGCTGGCGCTCCCCACACTCAAGAGCCACCTG GACAGCCAGGGTGTGGCCACCAGGACCTATATTCCCAAGTGGTTCAAAGGCTGCTTCACTGATGGG aGTCCCTTCCCAGTGACCCTCAGGTTCTGGGACATTTACATTCTGGAGGGCGAGCCCGTGCTGACGGCCATGTCCTACGTGGCTCTCAAGATCCACAAGAGTGAGTCCCCTGGGGCCGTGGAGGGTGAGGTGCTGGGCTGGGGCGTGGGGGATCCTGCTCAGCCCCTGGAGCATGGACTGAGGGAGAGCAGGAGTGGCTGCCTGGGCCCCGTGCTTGAACCTGGTGTTAGTGTACCCCAGGAACCCCCTCGCAAGGCCCTGTCCCTTGGCTGGGTGGACAGGGTACCTCACAT ACAGACACcccactgtcccccaccccaTGTAGGCCGCCTCCTGCAGCTGTCCCAGGACACCCTCAGTGCGTTCCTCCAGGaccagctgagccaggcctgggctctggaCGAGCATGTCGTGGGGAGGCAGCTCCAGGCCTCCCAGTCAAAGCTCCGCAAGCtccgctgcctgctgcctcctccag cactgccagAGGAGCTTCCCAGTGGTCCCCTTGGCCGGACGCTGGAGGCCGTGGAGCCAGGGCCGCTCCCCACACCAGGGAGGCCCGAGGTGCTGGGTGATGAGGCCACAGTGCCTCGCCTTGTAGGTTCCACCCTGCCACAGGAGCTCCGGGGTTCAGCAccctgcagccaggctgtgggaggAGTCAACTTCTCCATCCCTGAGGCCACGTGGGAGCCAGAGACATGGAAGAATCAGGAGGCCTCCCCAGAGCCTGGGGTCGCAGGCCTCCTGCAAGGGTCCCTGGAGTGTCTGGGTGCCGCCTCTGTCACTCCCACCTCCcacaaccctgggaagcagcagagcctgTCAGCACCGGCGTCCCTGCCTGACCTGGTGGAGTACATGCTGGCTGCAGACCGCTGGCCCCCACAGCGCCACATCCTCCAGGCGCTCTTAGAGCCCGGCAAGCCCACCACGGCCTCCCTGGGAATCCGAggacagggccagccctgtgggtcCACGGAACCTCCCTGCCCTCACCTGATGAAGGTGCTAGAAGTTTCCATGCTGGAAGACTGGGAACATGAAGAGGACTCCCCCGACGCCTGGgcctccagcctctccctgggctccTCCAAGTTCTCCCGCCCTGCGCAGCGAGCAGGGGACCAGCAAGGGCTGTCgggctggggctccctccctgACCTGGTGGTCTACATGCTGGCCGCAGACCGCTGGCCTCCGGATAGCGACATCCTGCAGGCTCTCTTAGACCCCTGCAAGGCCACTCTGGTTCCCCTCTGGACCAAGGGCCTGCGGGAGCCCCGAGACACTGTCTCCACTCCAGGGAGCCGTGATGCAGAAACCTCCTGCTGGGGGCCCTTCTCGAGCGATGAGGAGTGGGGTGACGAGGAGggctccctggagccctgggagccAGACCTGTCCCTCGGGGCATCAGAGCCTCTGTGCTCAGCCCACATCTCAGGGAATGACCTCCGCATGGCACAAGGAGCTGGCTTTCCTAAGCCTAGGGAGTCCTTGCCAGCTGGAGACCCTGGAACCCCAGAGAACAAAACCAAGTAG